A DNA window from Streptomyces sp. CA-278952 contains the following coding sequences:
- the lepB gene encoding signal peptidase I, producing the protein MQEQGAGSGLKVAAWVLVPLGLFLAVGGIGYFFTHYQGATVMSEAMEPTYHQGDRLVIERIDADEVRRGDVVLVDVPDRYKGGPVLQRVIGMTGDHVVSDGHRITVNGKPVDEPYLMRGEVNPATGPYDVRVPDGRLFLLGDHRWNSNDSRFFLDEQSGSVADSGVLGRVSRSFAVPAASGTLGVLGILLALVGTGLGIGGHVAGRSARRSITAAPPWPAAY; encoded by the coding sequence ATGCAAGAGCAAGGAGCGGGCAGCGGCCTGAAAGTCGCGGCCTGGGTACTGGTGCCACTCGGACTGTTCCTGGCGGTAGGAGGCATCGGGTACTTCTTCACGCACTACCAGGGGGCCACCGTCATGAGCGAGGCGATGGAGCCCACGTACCACCAGGGCGACCGGCTGGTCATCGAGCGCATCGACGCGGACGAGGTACGCAGGGGTGATGTCGTGCTCGTCGATGTGCCCGATCGCTACAAGGGCGGTCCGGTCCTGCAGCGAGTCATCGGGATGACCGGCGATCACGTGGTGTCCGACGGACATCGGATCACGGTGAACGGCAAGCCGGTCGACGAGCCGTATCTGATGCGCGGCGAAGTGAACCCGGCGACCGGGCCGTACGACGTGCGGGTGCCGGACGGGCGGCTGTTCCTGCTGGGCGATCACCGGTGGAACTCCAACGACTCGCGGTTCTTCCTCGACGAGCAGTCGGGCAGTGTCGCGGACTCCGGGGTGCTCGGGCGCGTGAGTAGGAGTTTCGCCGTGCCGGCGGCTTCGGGGACGCTCGGAGTCCTCGGGATCCTGCTGGCCCTGGTCGGGACCGGTTTGGGGATCGGCGGACACGTGGCCGGACGGAGCGCCCGGCGCTCGATCACGGCTGCGCCGCCTTGGCCCGCGGCTTATTGA
- a CDS encoding DUF4331 domain-containing protein, with product MKVSPCRARSRRVLDQSLLVLGATTLTAGLGAMTLAPSPSAASSHREAPLIAGDPRADNTDVYAFTSPDKADTVTMVANWIPMEEPNGGPNFYAFGDDLRYNIKIDNTGDGVADVTYSWRFRSSYRDDANQFLYNTGRVTSLNDPDLNFRQVYDLVVTTGGKSRTLLSGVPAAPSRTGKASMPDYAALRKQATFGLPGGGKTYTGQAEDPFFADLRVFDLLYGGDLSERGQDTLAGYNVNTIAIQVPKKQLALRGNSSRNPVIGVWSTTDRAGVTVADSRDKKGKSGAKQWKQVSRLGNPLVNEVVVPIRFKDAFNTLNPSQDRTVQPVVDKVYDPILPKLIQQVYGIPAPATPRNDLAEIYLTGICKVCGPIKADLNAHRLNKDAPLRKIVPAEELRLNMAVPPTAKPQRLGVLAGDLAGFPNGRRLADDVIDISLQAVEGAAQTGVLVPALAEGDKVNANEVPFGVSFPYVALPHTKNVNRGPGAAGRTAEQSSMENTAATPVTKTTQAAALAGVGALLLGVGGFRLRRRGKDS from the coding sequence GTGAAGGTTTCCCCGTGCAGGGCCCGTTCGCGAAGGGTCCTGGACCAGTCCCTGCTCGTCCTCGGTGCCACCACTCTGACCGCAGGACTGGGAGCGATGACCCTCGCCCCGAGCCCCAGCGCCGCCTCCAGCCACCGCGAGGCGCCCTTGATCGCCGGTGACCCGCGTGCGGACAACACCGACGTGTACGCGTTCACCAGCCCCGACAAGGCCGACACCGTCACCATGGTGGCGAACTGGATCCCGATGGAGGAGCCCAACGGCGGCCCGAACTTCTACGCGTTCGGCGACGACCTGCGCTACAACATCAAGATCGACAACACCGGGGACGGTGTAGCCGACGTCACCTACAGCTGGCGCTTCCGCAGCAGCTACCGCGACGACGCCAACCAGTTCCTCTACAACACCGGCCGGGTCACCTCGTTGAACGACCCGGACCTCAACTTCCGCCAGGTCTACGACCTGGTCGTCACGACCGGAGGGAAGAGCCGAACGCTCCTGTCGGGCGTGCCCGCAGCCCCGTCCCGCACGGGCAAGGCGTCGATGCCCGACTACGCGGCCCTGCGCAAGCAGGCGACCTTCGGTCTGCCGGGCGGCGGCAAGACGTACACGGGGCAGGCCGAGGACCCGTTCTTCGCCGATCTGCGCGTCTTCGACCTCCTCTACGGCGGCGACCTGAGCGAGCGGGGGCAGGACACCCTGGCCGGCTACAACGTCAACACCATCGCCATCCAGGTCCCCAAGAAGCAGCTCGCCCTCCGGGGCAACTCCTCCCGCAACCCGGTGATCGGCGTGTGGTCGACCACCGATCGCGCGGGCGTCACCGTCGCCGACTCCCGTGACAAGAAGGGCAAGAGCGGCGCGAAGCAGTGGAAGCAGGTCTCCCGCCTCGGGAACCCGCTGGTCAACGAGGTCGTCGTCCCGATCAGGTTCAAGGACGCCTTCAACACCCTCAACCCGAGCCAGGACCGCACCGTCCAGCCCGTCGTCGACAAGGTGTACGACCCGATCCTGCCCAAGCTCATCCAGCAGGTCTACGGCATCCCCGCCCCCGCGACGCCCCGCAACGACCTCGCCGAGATCTACCTGACGGGCATCTGCAAGGTGTGCGGTCCGATCAAGGCCGACCTCAACGCTCACCGCCTCAACAAGGACGCGCCGCTCAGGAAGATCGTCCCGGCGGAGGAGCTGCGCCTGAACATGGCGGTGCCGCCCACCGCCAAGCCTCAGCGCCTCGGTGTCCTGGCGGGTGACCTGGCCGGCTTCCCGAACGGGCGGCGTCTCGCCGACGACGTCATCGACATCTCGCTCCAGGCCGTCGAGGGCGCCGCCCAGACCGGCGTTCTCGTCCCCGCGCTCGCGGAGGGCGACAAGGTGAACGCCAACGAGGTCCCGTTCGGCGTCTCGTTCCCCTACGTCGCGCTGCCGCACACCAAGAACGTCAACCGCGGCCCCGGTGCGGCAGGCCGCACCGCCGAGCAGTCCTCGATGGAGAACACCGCGGCGACCCCCGTCACGAAGACCACCCAGGCCGCGGCGCTCGCCGGAGTCGGCGCGCTCCTTCTCGGCGTCGGCGGCTTCCGCCTCCGCCGTCGCGGCAAGGACAGCTGA